From a region of the Theobroma cacao cultivar B97-61/B2 chromosome 8, Criollo_cocoa_genome_V2, whole genome shotgun sequence genome:
- the LOC18592467 gene encoding protein kinase 2B, chloroplastic isoform X1, whose amino-acid sequence MEIAPPSPSHVVIAFDATKDHNERELRITIDNVRVRGDILRVGDTLLMLGVLHRVTHPMGYQSKACPEFFGTSIRAMEEEVSKKVDAYVNMLHQSAEDCEDQGVSIVVKITAGNPIKNVILQEVLTSKAAWVILDRHLRRDLKLYAKQIPCKVALVQDSFNVEVLRNYTIRETDAVGHKVFNSMSKPVPLLNVHGSDNMDHSESSCRNNSLSITSLDHFKIGHSMPSFTLKSQQNNFSSDFGSSFKQDKSDTHSKGEDKRPTALNIIQKQQRSAFRHKYSGARLLCAACGITTELNIQDSTRFTYSEIQQATDEFAKENLLGEGGYGHVYKGKLKDGQLIAAKVRKEESTQGFDEFNSEVSVLSFARHKNIVMLLGYCCKENLNILVYEYICNKSLHWHLFDNKENVLDWHQRRAIAIGTAKGLRFLHEECRGGPIIHRDMRPSNILLTHDLVPMLGDFGLARWKINDDTLQTKILGTLGYLAPEYAENGFVSVRTDVYAFGIVLLQLISGRKVINLEREGQNVSLRQWAEPLIEKLALHELIDPRIGESYDTYQLYLMAKTAYICVQQSPEMRPSMGEVLRLLEGESDNFHRLKEKSVPHYTKR is encoded by the exons TGGGTTACCAGAGCAAGGCATGCCCAGAATTTTTCGGAACAAGTATTCGTGCCATGGAGGAGGAAGTCTCAAAGAAGGTTGATGCTTATGTTAATATGCTCCACCAAAGTGCTGAAGACTGTGAAGACCAAGGg GTGAGCATTGTAGTTAAAATTACAGCTGGAAATCCCATAAAGAATGTTATTCTACAAGAGGTGCTAACCTCAAAGGCAGCATGGGTTATACTTGATCg GCACCTTAGACGGGACTTGAAGTTATATGCGAAACAGATACCTTGCAAGGTTGCATTAGTTCAAGATAGCTTTAACGTGGAGGTTTTGAGAAATTATACTATCCGCGAAACAGATGCTGTAGGACACAAGGTGTTCAATTCCATGTCCAAGCCTGTACCCTTATTGAACGTACACGGTAGTGATAACATGGATCATTCAGAATCCTCTTGCCGAAACAACTCCTTGTCCATTACTTCCTTAGACCACTTCAAGATTGGCCACTCGATGCCTTCATTTACATTAAAATCACAGCAGAATAATTTTTCATCGGATTTTGGGTCTTCCTTTAAGCAGGACAAATCAG ATACACATTCCAAAGGAGAAGATAAGCGACCTACTGCTTTAAATATTATCCAAAAGCAACAAAGAAGTGCCTTCCGCCATAAATACTCTGGAGCACGTCTTCTCTGTGCTGCTTGTGGGATAACGACTGAACTGAATATCCAAGATTCTACGAGATTCACTTATTCTGAGATTCAACAAGCCACTGATGAATTTGCTAAGGAGAACTTGCTAGGAGAAGGTGGATATGGTCATGTATATAAGGGTAAGCTTAAGGATGGACAGCTGATTGCAGCAAAGGTACGGAAAGAAGAAAGTACCCAAGGatttgatgaatttaattCTGAGGTATCTGTCTTAAGTTTCGCTCGTCATAAGAACATTGTGATGCTGCTGGGTTATTGTTGCAAGGAGAACCTTAACATTTTGGTATACGAGTATATATGCAACAAGTCTCTTCACTGGCATTTATTTG ATAATAAGGAAAATGTGCTTGACTGGCACCAAAGACGTGCTATTGCCATTGGCACTGCAAAGGGTTTGCGTTTCCTACATGAAGAATGTCGCGGTGGTCCTATAATTCATAGGGACATGCGTCCAAGCAATATACTGCTCACACATGACTTAGTTCCAATG CTAGGTGACTTTGGTCTTGCTAGATGGAAGATAAATGATGATACTCTACAGACAAAAATTCTTGGTACATTAGG ATACCTTGCTCCGGAGTATGCAGAGAACGGATTTGTTTCAGTGAGGACAGATGTCTATGCATTTGGGATAGTTCTGCTACAACTAATATCAGGACGCAAAGTAATTAATCTGGAAAGGGAAGGACAAAATGTATCTCTGCGACAGTGG GCAGAACCACTGATCGAAAAGCTTGCACTACATGAGCTCATTGATCCTCGTATAGGAGAGTCATATGACACATATCAACTGTACCTCATGGctaagacagcttacatatgCGTGCAACAGAGCCCTGAAATGAGGCCATCAATGGGGGAG GTTTTGCGCCTTCTTGAAGGAGAAAGCGATAATTTTCACCGCTTGAAGGAAAAGTCCGTGCCTCATTATACAAAGCGATGA
- the LOC18592467 gene encoding proline-rich receptor-like protein kinase PERK13 isoform X2, translating to MPNLVKELTQEFASLKVSIVVKITAGNPIKNVILQEVLTSKAAWVILDRHLRRDLKLYAKQIPCKVALVQDSFNVEVLRNYTIRETDAVGHKVFNSMSKPVPLLNVHGSDNMDHSESSCRNNSLSITSLDHFKIGHSMPSFTLKSQQNNFSSDFGSSFKQDKSDTHSKGEDKRPTALNIIQKQQRSAFRHKYSGARLLCAACGITTELNIQDSTRFTYSEIQQATDEFAKENLLGEGGYGHVYKGKLKDGQLIAAKVRKEESTQGFDEFNSEVSVLSFARHKNIVMLLGYCCKENLNILVYEYICNKSLHWHLFDNKENVLDWHQRRAIAIGTAKGLRFLHEECRGGPIIHRDMRPSNILLTHDLVPMLGDFGLARWKINDDTLQTKILGTLGYLAPEYAENGFVSVRTDVYAFGIVLLQLISGRKVINLEREGQNVSLRQWAEPLIEKLALHELIDPRIGESYDTYQLYLMAKTAYICVQQSPEMRPSMGEVLRLLEGESDNFHRLKEKSVPHYTKR from the exons ATGCCAAACTTGGTTAAAGAACTCACACAAGAGTTTGCTTCTCTGAAA GTGAGCATTGTAGTTAAAATTACAGCTGGAAATCCCATAAAGAATGTTATTCTACAAGAGGTGCTAACCTCAAAGGCAGCATGGGTTATACTTGATCg GCACCTTAGACGGGACTTGAAGTTATATGCGAAACAGATACCTTGCAAGGTTGCATTAGTTCAAGATAGCTTTAACGTGGAGGTTTTGAGAAATTATACTATCCGCGAAACAGATGCTGTAGGACACAAGGTGTTCAATTCCATGTCCAAGCCTGTACCCTTATTGAACGTACACGGTAGTGATAACATGGATCATTCAGAATCCTCTTGCCGAAACAACTCCTTGTCCATTACTTCCTTAGACCACTTCAAGATTGGCCACTCGATGCCTTCATTTACATTAAAATCACAGCAGAATAATTTTTCATCGGATTTTGGGTCTTCCTTTAAGCAGGACAAATCAG ATACACATTCCAAAGGAGAAGATAAGCGACCTACTGCTTTAAATATTATCCAAAAGCAACAAAGAAGTGCCTTCCGCCATAAATACTCTGGAGCACGTCTTCTCTGTGCTGCTTGTGGGATAACGACTGAACTGAATATCCAAGATTCTACGAGATTCACTTATTCTGAGATTCAACAAGCCACTGATGAATTTGCTAAGGAGAACTTGCTAGGAGAAGGTGGATATGGTCATGTATATAAGGGTAAGCTTAAGGATGGACAGCTGATTGCAGCAAAGGTACGGAAAGAAGAAAGTACCCAAGGatttgatgaatttaattCTGAGGTATCTGTCTTAAGTTTCGCTCGTCATAAGAACATTGTGATGCTGCTGGGTTATTGTTGCAAGGAGAACCTTAACATTTTGGTATACGAGTATATATGCAACAAGTCTCTTCACTGGCATTTATTTG ATAATAAGGAAAATGTGCTTGACTGGCACCAAAGACGTGCTATTGCCATTGGCACTGCAAAGGGTTTGCGTTTCCTACATGAAGAATGTCGCGGTGGTCCTATAATTCATAGGGACATGCGTCCAAGCAATATACTGCTCACACATGACTTAGTTCCAATG CTAGGTGACTTTGGTCTTGCTAGATGGAAGATAAATGATGATACTCTACAGACAAAAATTCTTGGTACATTAGG ATACCTTGCTCCGGAGTATGCAGAGAACGGATTTGTTTCAGTGAGGACAGATGTCTATGCATTTGGGATAGTTCTGCTACAACTAATATCAGGACGCAAAGTAATTAATCTGGAAAGGGAAGGACAAAATGTATCTCTGCGACAGTGG GCAGAACCACTGATCGAAAAGCTTGCACTACATGAGCTCATTGATCCTCGTATAGGAGAGTCATATGACACATATCAACTGTACCTCATGGctaagacagcttacatatgCGTGCAACAGAGCCCTGAAATGAGGCCATCAATGGGGGAG GTTTTGCGCCTTCTTGAAGGAGAAAGCGATAATTTTCACCGCTTGAAGGAAAAGTCCGTGCCTCATTATACAAAGCGATGA